From a single Okeanomitos corallinicola TIOX110 genomic region:
- a CDS encoding site-specific integrase: MNGKNQGNYRGTDPTSTDQDTNADSRNWFADMFADVIFADFENTTDGSYRGTMAKIKATELQYQAVFEQKLIEANTNLKRERVKVSIKQTGNSLQLRATLPLKPGDKSVGKQKKQYDLSLGIPANLEGLKTAIEESYELGKLIARHTFEWNEKYLGIKAREKQDIKTIGDLLDTFEEKYYQTRQKTITSENTFANYLSVIKRNFNLTTLATKENFEEVINSFQGNKKNELIAVTSVLIKTFNLGFKLDVKRDHVTPTYREIPEDKKIISGFYLFEKFALNRKNTNISDEIDTWEMWRWVYGMLATYGLRPRELFVEPDINWWMSPQNIDHTWKVNKNTKTGYREVIPFVPEWIDLFDLKNPKPLKILERKVEKIASVQNINWMRRDISRWFRKVGIEFQPYDLRHGCAIRAHLQGIPIKAAADNLGHTVDEHTKTYQRWFGIENRKKAFGEVMSQKSLIELQKNDILALRMENERLKLEVEKLRFLGSKNHHG; the protein is encoded by the coding sequence ATGAACGGAAAAAATCAGGGAAATTACCGGGGTACTGATCCCACATCTACAGATCAAGATACCAACGCAGACTCAAGAAACTGGTTTGCAGATATGTTTGCAGATGTGATATTTGCAGATTTTGAGAACACCACAGACGGTAGTTATAGAGGAACAATGGCGAAAATAAAAGCAACAGAATTACAATATCAAGCAGTTTTTGAACAGAAGTTAATCGAAGCTAATACTAATTTAAAAAGAGAGAGAGTTAAAGTTAGTATTAAACAAACTGGTAATTCTTTACAATTAAGAGCTACCTTACCTTTAAAACCAGGTGATAAAAGTGTCGGGAAGCAGAAAAAACAGTATGATTTGTCTTTAGGAATACCTGCAAATTTAGAGGGTTTAAAAACAGCAATTGAGGAAAGTTACGAGTTAGGTAAATTAATTGCTCGTCATACTTTTGAGTGGAATGAGAAGTATTTAGGAATTAAAGCTAGAGAGAAACAAGATATTAAAACTATTGGAGATTTATTAGATACATTTGAGGAAAAATATTATCAAACTCGGCAGAAAACTATTACCAGTGAAAATACTTTTGCTAATTATCTATCTGTAATTAAAAGAAACTTTAATTTAACAACTTTAGCTACTAAAGAAAATTTTGAGGAAGTGATTAATTCATTTCAGGGGAATAAAAAAAATGAATTAATTGCGGTAACTTCTGTTTTGATAAAAACTTTTAATTTAGGATTTAAACTCGATGTCAAACGAGATCATGTCACTCCTACTTATCGAGAAATTCCTGAAGATAAAAAAATTATATCTGGTTTTTACCTGTTTGAAAAATTCGCCCTCAATCGCAAAAATACAAATATTAGTGATGAAATAGACACTTGGGAAATGTGGCGTTGGGTATATGGAATGTTGGCAACCTATGGTTTAAGACCAAGGGAATTATTTGTAGAACCTGATATTAATTGGTGGATGTCTCCCCAAAATATAGATCATACTTGGAAGGTGAATAAAAATACAAAAACTGGATATAGGGAAGTTATTCCTTTTGTTCCTGAATGGATAGATTTATTTGATTTAAAAAATCCCAAACCATTAAAGATTTTAGAAAGAAAAGTTGAAAAAATTGCTTCTGTACAAAATATTAATTGGATGAGAAGAGATATATCGAGATGGTTTAGAAAAGTGGGAATTGAATTTCAACCTTATGATTTACGTCATGGTTGTGCAATTCGAGCGCATCTTCAGGGAATACCGATTAAAGCAGCAGCAGATAATTTAGGTCATACTGTTGATGAACATACAAAGACTTATCAAAGATGGTTTGGGATTGAAAATAGGAAGAAAGCTTTTGGTGAGGTGATGAGTCAGAAGTCGTTAATTGAGTTGCAGAAAAATGACATATTGGCGTTACGGATGGAGAATGAAAGATTGAAGTTGGAAGTTGAAAAGTTGAGGTTTCTGGGAAGTAAAAATCATCACGGTTAA
- a CDS encoding transposase — MPNYRRPNISGGTYFITQVTYQRESWLCTDIGRKSLREAIEKVREKYPFCIDAFVLLPDHFHCLWTLPTDDKDLSVRLRLIKTYVTKHYGQELGVNREVSQSRQKRRESNLWQRRFWEHLIRDERDFELHCDYIHDNPVRHGLCENPQDWPYSSIHRFIAQGIYPSDWGTDGRKEKPQGFWDD; from the coding sequence ATGCCTAATTATAGAAGACCTAATATTTCTGGAGGTACATATTTCATCACACAAGTCACTTATCAAAGAGAATCTTGGCTTTGTACTGACATAGGGAGAAAATCTCTCCGAGAAGCAATAGAAAAAGTCAGGGAAAAATATCCTTTTTGTATTGATGCTTTTGTTTTATTACCTGATCATTTTCATTGTTTGTGGACTTTACCCACCGATGATAAAGATTTGTCGGTTAGATTGCGCCTCATTAAAACTTATGTTACTAAACATTATGGACAGGAATTAGGGGTTAATAGGGAAGTTTCCCAATCACGACAAAAGCGACGAGAAAGTAATCTTTGGCAACGTCGGTTTTGGGAGCATTTAATTCGGGATGAACGGGATTTTGAGCTACATTGTGATTATATTCACGATAATCCGGTTAGACATGGATTGTGTGAAAATCCCCAAGATTGGCCGTATTCCAGTATTCATAGGTTTATCGCTCAGGGAATTTATCCAAGTGATTGGGGTACAGATGGCAGAAAGGAAAAACCTCAAGGGTTTTGGGACGATTAA
- a CDS encoding aspartyl protease family protein, with product MPSTVEFPFSDDEALPTIPVILSYADFSVSANALLDTGSTVNVLPYDTGLQLGAIWDNQTVRLPLAGNLAKVEARGLFVKVQIGNLEPVRLAFAWVESSHVPLILGQTNFFREFDVCFERSQCTIKIIRRD from the coding sequence ATGCCTAGTACAGTTGAGTTTCCCTTTTCTGACGATGAAGCATTACCCACAATTCCTGTCATTTTGAGTTATGCAGACTTTTCTGTTTCTGCGAATGCACTGCTGGATACTGGGTCTACGGTCAATGTCTTACCTTATGACACTGGGTTACAATTAGGTGCAATTTGGGATAATCAAACTGTCCGCTTACCATTGGCTGGAAATCTTGCAAAGGTTGAAGCACGGGGGTTATTTGTGAAAGTTCAAATTGGGAATCTTGAACCCGTTCGTCTAGCATTTGCTTGGGTAGAATCCTCTCATGTACCCTTAATTCTTGGGCAAACTAACTTTTTTCGAGAGTTTGATGTTTGTTTTGAAAGATCGCAATGCACAATCAAAATTATCCGACGTGATTAG
- a CDS encoding AAA-like domain-containing protein, producing MTHWFNIAGPCEDDIHYMLSPTIRLPDLEELIQQRSYFVLHAPRQTGKTTAMLSLANQLTATGNYAAVMISVEVGSAFNHDPGAAELAILGTWYDNISIRLPKELQPPVKQWQQEEPGNRIKAFLQGWSKASPRPLVILIDEIDSLQDQTLISVLRQLRDGFPNRPENFPSSVGLIGLRDVRDYKVASGGSDRLNTSSPFNIKVSSITLRNFNAEEVAELYQQHTEATGQIFTPEAIETAFDLTQGQPWLVNALAKEIVEKMVKDRSIAITKEDILKAKEILIARQDTHLDSLAERLREPRIKAIIEPMLAGLELGNIPNDDIQFVIDLGLCKMHPYGGLTIANPIYREVLPRVLTVTPMASLPMIAPTWLTAAGELNIDALLTAFLKFWRQHGEPLLGSTGYHEIAPHIVLMAFLHRVINGGGVLEREYAIGSDRMDLCLRYKDVTLGIELKVWRDKKRDPQADGIEQLESYLGRLGLDFGWLFVFDRRKNALPMEERLSTEVVVTENQRRITVIRA from the coding sequence ATGACTCACTGGTTTAATATTGCAGGTCCTTGTGAAGATGATATCCACTATATGCTCTCTCCAACAATACGATTACCAGATTTGGAGGAGCTAATTCAACAGCGTAGTTATTTTGTCCTTCATGCACCACGACAAACAGGGAAAACAACAGCAATGTTATCCCTAGCAAATCAACTTACCGCCACAGGAAATTATGCAGCAGTAATGATATCAGTAGAAGTAGGAAGTGCATTTAATCATGACCCCGGTGCGGCAGAATTAGCGATTTTGGGAACTTGGTATGATAATATTTCTATCCGCTTACCCAAAGAATTACAACCACCTGTTAAACAATGGCAACAGGAAGAACCAGGAAACAGAATTAAGGCTTTTTTGCAAGGTTGGTCAAAAGCTTCACCCCGACCTTTGGTAATATTGATTGATGAAATTGATTCTTTACAAGACCAAACATTAATTTCAGTTTTAAGACAATTAAGAGATGGTTTTCCCAATCGTCCAGAAAATTTTCCCTCATCTGTAGGATTAATTGGTTTAAGAGATGTGCGAGATTATAAAGTTGCATCTGGTGGTAGTGATAGATTAAATACTTCTAGTCCATTTAATATTAAAGTCAGTTCTATTACTCTGCGAAATTTTAATGCTGAAGAAGTGGCAGAATTATATCAACAACATACAGAAGCAACAGGACAGATTTTCACACCAGAAGCCATAGAAACAGCATTCGATTTAACCCAAGGACAACCTTGGTTAGTGAATGCTTTGGCTAAAGAAATTGTAGAAAAAATGGTGAAAGATAGAAGTATTGCGATTACAAAAGAAGATATTTTAAAAGCAAAAGAAATATTAATTGCTCGTCAAGATACTCATTTAGATAGTTTAGCCGAACGCTTACGAGAACCAAGAATTAAAGCAATTATCGAACCGATGTTAGCAGGTTTAGAATTAGGAAATATACCCAATGATGATATTCAATTTGTGATTGATTTAGGATTGTGTAAAATGCACCCCTACGGAGGATTAACTATTGCTAATCCCATTTATCGGGAAGTGTTACCCAGGGTTTTAACAGTGACACCAATGGCTTCCTTACCAATGATTGCACCGACTTGGTTAACTGCGGCAGGGGAATTAAATATAGATGCTTTACTCACAGCATTTCTTAAATTTTGGCGACAGCACGGAGAACCGTTATTAGGTAGCACTGGCTACCATGAAATTGCCCCTCATATCGTATTAATGGCTTTTTTGCATCGTGTTATCAATGGTGGTGGAGTCTTGGAACGGGAATATGCAATTGGTAGCGACCGAATGGATTTATGTCTGCGTTACAAAGATGTAACTTTAGGTATTGAATTAAAGGTGTGGAGGGATAAAAAGAGAGATCCGCAAGCTGATGGTATTGAACAGTTAGAATCCTATTTAGGGCGTTTGGGGTTGGATTTTGGTTGGTTATTTGTGTTTGACAGGCGTAAAAATGCCCTACCAATGGAGGAAAGGTTATCAACAGAGGTTGTGGTGACGGAAAATCAACGTCGGATTACTGTGATTCGGGCGTGA
- a CDS encoding PIN domain-containing protein — MEIKPPPRLVTLDTQVFNSYNFHYNSKPFQTLVKLSQEEKIRLLLTSVTLNELRAHIIEGAKLASEAVKTGINNLDHTRSKPPKGKEKIKISKNSDLLYEFKKKVQELVPNFEQIKHELLDKLEIFLQETDFQKIEVDQVSVVDIFENYFSGNPPFGEGKKKSEFPDAFALLALKKEAKDRNKIIYVVSGDSDWEKFCSSSEDLCWIGNLDELLENIIRETDSDEVDVCYELYRDKENEIERYIEDKFSDLDFSIDLSGSSLIEWGSEEIEVNVNSVHIINSSLVEIDDSDLDQPSVVFELEAEVNYDANVSYESLEYAIYDREDGMYYGGETIDTVFTQSVKLNVEVMLTLSRDKDYSLCDADVEDITIDPNNTLGEIVIDTGFKDDYY; from the coding sequence ATGGAAATAAAACCCCCTCCTCGGCTAGTTACTCTTGATACACAGGTTTTTAATAGCTATAATTTTCACTATAATTCTAAGCCTTTTCAAACCTTAGTTAAACTTTCTCAGGAAGAAAAAATAAGACTTCTTTTAACTTCTGTTACTCTTAATGAATTAAGAGCGCATATTATCGAAGGTGCTAAATTAGCATCAGAAGCAGTCAAGACAGGTATAAACAATTTAGATCATACACGATCCAAACCACCAAAAGGTAAGGAAAAAATAAAAATCTCTAAGAATTCTGACTTACTATATGAATTCAAGAAGAAAGTACAAGAACTTGTACCAAATTTCGAGCAAATTAAACATGAGCTTTTAGACAAACTTGAGATTTTTTTGCAGGAAACTGATTTTCAAAAAATAGAAGTTGATCAAGTTTCAGTGGTTGATATTTTTGAAAATTATTTTTCTGGTAATCCACCATTTGGCGAAGGAAAAAAGAAATCTGAGTTTCCAGATGCTTTTGCGCTCTTAGCTCTTAAAAAGGAGGCAAAAGACAGAAACAAAATAATCTATGTCGTTAGTGGAGATTCCGATTGGGAGAAGTTTTGTTCATCAAGTGAAGACCTATGTTGGATTGGAAATCTCGATGAATTATTAGAAAATATAATTCGAGAAACTGATTCAGATGAGGTTGACGTATGTTATGAACTTTATAGGGACAAAGAAAATGAGATAGAAAGATACATAGAGGATAAATTCTCAGATTTAGATTTTTCAATTGATTTGTCTGGCAGTAGTTTGATTGAATGGGGCAGTGAAGAAATTGAAGTTAATGTTAATTCAGTACATATCATTAATTCCTCATTGGTTGAAATTGACGATTCCGATTTAGATCAACCTTCAGTAGTGTTTGAGTTAGAAGCAGAGGTAAATTATGATGCAAATGTAAGCTATGAGAGCTTAGAATATGCAATTTATGACAGAGAAGATGGTATGTACTATGGAGGAGAAACAATAGATACAGTCTTTACTCAGTCGGTTAAGTTGAATGTGGAAGTTATGCTCACTCTATCTAGAGATAAAGACTATTCCTTGTGTGATGCCGATGTAGAAGATATTACTATAGATCCGAATAATACTTTAGGTGAAATAGTTATTGATACAGGCTTTAAGGATGATTATTACTAG
- a CDS encoding hydrogenase small subunit: MTNVLWLQGGACSGDTMSFLNAEEPTACDLIADFGINILWHPSLGLELGDNLQTLLWECVLGTTPLDILVFEGSVVNAPNGTGEWNRFADRPTKEWLNDLAKAASFVVAIGDCATWGGIPAMSPNPSESNGLQFLKREEGGFLGKDFLSKAGLPVINIPGCPAHPDWITQILVAIATGRVGDIALDDLHRPQTFFNTYAETGCTRNIHFAYKATTAEFGQRKGCLFYDLGCRGPMTHASCNRILWNRVSSKTRAGMPCIGCTEPEFPFHDLKPGTVFKTQTVMGVPKEIPPGINQQDYAVLTVVAKDAAPKWTDEDFFLV, translated from the coding sequence ATGACAAATGTACTCTGGTTGCAAGGTGGTGCTTGTTCAGGTGACACCATGTCATTCCTTAACGCCGAAGAACCGACAGCTTGCGATTTAATTGCTGACTTTGGCATTAACATCCTCTGGCATCCTTCCCTGGGTTTAGAACTCGGTGACAACCTCCAAACCCTGCTGTGGGAATGTGTTTTAGGCACAACTCCCCTCGACATTTTAGTATTTGAAGGTAGCGTCGTGAACGCCCCCAACGGTACGGGAGAATGGAATCGCTTCGCAGACCGCCCCACCAAAGAATGGTTAAACGACCTAGCCAAAGCTGCTAGTTTCGTCGTCGCCATTGGTGACTGTGCTACCTGGGGTGGTATTCCCGCCATGTCACCCAACCCCAGCGAATCCAATGGTTTACAATTTCTCAAACGGGAAGAAGGGGGTTTTTTAGGTAAAGATTTTCTCAGCAAGGCTGGTTTACCTGTCATCAATATTCCCGGATGTCCCGCCCATCCTGATTGGATAACGCAGATATTAGTCGCCATAGCTACCGGACGTGTTGGTGATATTGCCTTAGACGACCTACATCGTCCCCAAACCTTCTTTAACACCTACGCCGAAACTGGTTGTACCCGCAACATCCATTTTGCCTACAAAGCCACAACCGCCGAATTTGGACAACGCAAAGGCTGTCTATTTTATGACTTGGGTTGTCGCGGCCCCATGACCCATGCTTCCTGTAACCGCATCCTTTGGAACAGGGTATCATCAAAAACCCGCGCCGGAATGCCCTGTATTGGTTGTACAGAACCAGAATTTCCTTTCCATGACCTGAAACCGGGAACAGTATTTAAAACCCAAACTGTTATGGGAGTTCCCAAAGAAATACCCCCCGGAATCAATCAACAAGATTACGCAGTCCTCACCGTTGTTGCTAAAGATGCAGCACCAAAATGGACAGATGAAGACTTTTTCTTAGTTTAA
- a CDS encoding tRNA-dihydrouridine synthase family protein, producing MSQVSLPLTALAPMQDVTNLWFMRVIAHYGSPDYFFTEYFRVHDSSRLNRKILTAITENDTGRPVFAQMIGESIPDLVRTAKELCKYNIAGVDLNMGCPAPRIYRKNVGGGLLREPEKVDRILGELRDTVNDKPLTVKMRVGFENTDNFYKILDIITDHNIDLLSLHGRTVKDMYHGEVKYDLIAEAVQRVDCPVLANGNINSAQTALDVLSQTGAAGVMVGRWAIGNPWLFNQIRQALGGEAITPVPLVEVRKYIDRLYQTPTVPNMPERARVGYMKMFLNYIALSVDTEGEFLRLMRRTQTEVELFNLCDHFLVVDITKTLALAPFLNV from the coding sequence ATGTCCCAGGTATCTCTCCCCCTGACTGCACTTGCACCTATGCAGGATGTAACAAATCTCTGGTTTATGAGGGTTATTGCCCATTATGGTAGTCCTGACTACTTCTTTACTGAGTATTTTCGCGTGCATGATAGCTCACGGCTGAATCGTAAAATTCTGACAGCAATCACTGAAAATGATACTGGTCGTCCTGTTTTTGCACAAATGATTGGTGAAAGCATTCCCGATTTAGTGAGAACAGCCAAGGAACTATGCAAATATAATATCGCGGGAGTAGATTTAAATATGGGCTGTCCAGCGCCGAGAATCTATCGGAAAAATGTTGGGGGTGGGTTGCTGCGAGAACCGGAAAAAGTAGACCGGATTTTGGGGGAACTGCGTGATACTGTGAATGATAAACCTTTAACTGTGAAAATGCGGGTAGGTTTTGAAAATACAGATAACTTTTACAAAATACTAGATATAATTACTGACCATAATATTGATTTACTGAGTTTGCATGGTCGCACTGTCAAAGATATGTACCACGGAGAAGTTAAATATGATTTGATTGCGGAAGCGGTGCAACGGGTTGATTGTCCAGTGTTGGCTAATGGTAATATTAACTCGGCGCAAACTGCCCTGGATGTGCTTTCCCAAACGGGTGCAGCGGGTGTGATGGTGGGACGTTGGGCAATTGGGAATCCTTGGTTGTTTAATCAAATTCGTCAGGCTTTGGGAGGAGAAGCGATTACACCTGTTCCTTTAGTAGAGGTACGCAAATATATTGATCGTTTATACCAAACTCCCACAGTCCCAAATATGCCAGAACGAGCGCGGGTGGGCTATATGAAAATGTTTCTTAACTACATTGCTTTAAGTGTTGATACTGAGGGTGAGTTTCTGCGATTGATGCGACGAACGCAGACTGAGGTAGAATTATTTAATTTATGCGATCATTTCCTTGTTGTTGATATTACAAAAACTTTAGCCTTAGCACCTTTTTTGAATGTGTAA
- the hypF gene encoding carbamoyltransferase HypF yields the protein MIREEIRVRGTVQGVGFRPMVYRLAKVCGLKGDVCNDGDGVLIRVCGSEEKITEFVDRLYQECPPLAKINELIRSEYLGDFDFTDFVISHSVSNRIKTEIAADAATCSQCQREIFDPFSRYFRYPFTNCTHCGPRLTIIRAIPYDRNNTSMVKFPMCGNCEQEYQDVENRRFHAQPVACFKCGPSAWLERADGKPVIADMFSMLDDVDAVCTLLQKGEIVAIKGLGGFHLACDATQEMAVKKLRERKKRDHKPLALMARDINIISEYCYINDLEKTLLNSPAAPIILLNIKPEKQVAASIAPGQNTLGFMLPYTPLHHLILRRMNRPIVLTSGNISDEPQSIDNEDAKNKLSKIADYFLLHNRDIVNRVDDSIVRVIDNKIQTLRRARGYAPAPIILPSGFEKVPPILAMGSELKNTFCLLRAGEAILSQHLGDLETAAAFNAYQETLNLYLNLFQHQPEIIAIDKHPEYLSSKLGKELAETNNIKINEIQHHHAHIAACMAENQIPLNTKPVLGIAFDGLGYGEDGKFWGGEFLLADYCKFQRLATFKPVAMIGGKQAIYQPWRNTYSQLINAFAWEEIKEKYSDLEIIKFLEIKNPTLLNQIIKKGINSPLTSSVGRLFDAVAAAIGICPEKCSYEGQAAIEMEAIANINILNNDKETIDYPFKIEKADKIDYINSAPMWEGILKDLKQKILPSEIAAKFHISLAILITEIVKNLKQKYQFNQVVLTGGVFQNRILLEQTSKRLKNIGIKVITHSIVPANDGGLSLGQTVIAAAKYLNK from the coding sequence ATGATAAGAGAGGAAATTAGGGTTCGGGGTACTGTTCAAGGTGTGGGTTTTCGTCCGATGGTGTATCGTTTGGCGAAGGTTTGTGGGTTGAAGGGTGATGTTTGTAATGATGGGGATGGGGTTTTAATTCGGGTTTGTGGGAGTGAGGAAAAAATTACGGAGTTTGTGGATAGATTGTATCAGGAATGTCCACCTTTGGCGAAGATTAATGAGTTAATTAGAAGTGAATATTTGGGTGATTTTGATTTTACTGATTTTGTGATTTCTCACAGCGTTAGTAATAGGATAAAAACGGAAATTGCTGCTGATGCAGCTACTTGTTCTCAGTGTCAAAGGGAGATTTTTGATCCTTTTAGTCGTTATTTTCGTTATCCTTTTACTAATTGTACTCATTGTGGACCAAGGTTAACGATTATTCGGGCTATTCCCTACGATAGAAATAATACGAGTATGGTTAAGTTTCCGATGTGTGGAAACTGTGAACAGGAATATCAAGATGTGGAAAATAGGCGTTTTCATGCCCAACCTGTGGCGTGTTTTAAGTGTGGTCCAAGTGCATGGTTAGAACGTGCTGATGGTAAACCTGTTATTGCTGATATGTTTTCGATGTTGGATGATGTGGATGCAGTTTGTACTTTATTACAAAAGGGTGAAATTGTTGCTATTAAAGGTTTAGGTGGGTTTCATTTAGCTTGTGATGCTACTCAAGAAATGGCAGTTAAAAAATTAAGAGAACGGAAAAAACGTGATCATAAACCTTTGGCTTTGATGGCTAGGGATATCAATATTATTTCTGAATATTGCTATATTAATGATTTAGAAAAAACTTTATTAAATAGTCCTGCCGCACCTATTATTTTATTAAATATTAAACCTGAAAAACAGGTAGCTGCTTCAATTGCACCAGGTCAAAATACTTTGGGGTTTATGTTACCTTATACTCCTTTGCATCATTTAATTCTCAGAAGAATGAATCGGCCGATAGTTTTAACTAGCGGTAATATTTCCGATGAACCACAATCTATAGATAATGAAGATGCTAAAAATAAGTTATCGAAAATAGCTGATTATTTTTTATTGCACAACCGCGATATTGTTAACCGGGTTGATGATTCAATTGTCAGAGTTATTGATAATAAAATCCAAACTCTCAGACGTGCGAGAGGATATGCACCAGCACCAATTATTTTACCATCTGGTTTTGAGAAAGTACCGCCAATTTTAGCAATGGGTAGCGAGTTAAAAAATACCTTTTGTTTATTAAGAGCAGGTGAGGCGATTTTATCCCAACATTTAGGAGATTTAGAAACTGCTGCTGCTTTTAATGCTTATCAAGAAACATTGAATTTATATCTGAACTTATTTCAACATCAACCAGAAATAATTGCTATTGATAAACATCCAGAATATTTATCATCTAAACTCGGAAAAGAACTAGCAGAAACTAACAATATTAAAATAAATGAAATTCAACATCATCATGCCCATATAGCAGCTTGTATGGCAGAAAATCAAATTCCATTAAATACAAAACCTGTATTAGGAATAGCATTTGATGGTTTAGGATATGGGGAAGATGGGAAATTTTGGGGGGGAGAATTTTTATTAGCTGATTATTGTAAATTTCAAAGATTAGCAACATTTAAACCAGTAGCCATGATAGGAGGAAAACAGGCAATTTATCAACCTTGGAGAAATACATATTCTCAATTAATTAATGCTTTTGCTTGGGAAGAAATCAAAGAAAAATACAGCGATTTAGAAATAATCAAATTTCTAGAAATTAAAAACCCTACACTACTTAACCAAATTATTAAAAAAGGTATTAACTCACCCCTAACATCATCGGTAGGAAGATTATTTGATGCAGTAGCAGCCGCAATAGGAATTTGTCCGGAAAAATGTAGCTATGAAGGACAAGCAGCGATAGAAATGGAAGCCATAGCTAATATTAACATATTAAACAATGATAAAGAAACTATAGATTATCCCTTTAAAATTGAAAAAGCAGATAAAATTGATTATATAAATTCTGCCCCAATGTGGGAAGGAATATTAAAAGACCTCAAGCAGAAAATTCTACCATCAGAAATAGCTGCTAAATTTCACATTAGTTTAGCTATTTTAATTACGGAAATAGTCAAAAACTTAAAGCAAAAATATCAATTTAATCAAGTAGTATTAACAGGGGGAGTATTTCAAAACCGCATACTGTTAGAACAAACAAGTAAACGATTAAAAAACATAGGAATAAAAGTTATTACCCATAGTATAGTACCAGCAAATGACGGAGGTTTATCACTAGGACAAACTGTTATAGCTGCTGCGAAATACTTAAATAAATAA
- a CDS encoding HypC/HybG/HupF family hydrogenase formation chaperone, with translation MCLGIPGQIIEITNPEHKLAIVNVGGVKRQINIACIVDEEHPPEKCIGDWVLVHVGFAMNRINEQEAAETLKLLQEIAQTYT, from the coding sequence ATGTGTTTAGGAATACCAGGACAAATAATAGAAATAACCAACCCAGAACATAAACTAGCAATAGTTAATGTTGGAGGAGTAAAACGCCAAATAAACATAGCGTGCATCGTAGACGAAGAACATCCACCAGAAAAATGTATCGGAGACTGGGTACTCGTTCACGTAGGTTTTGCCATGAACAGAATCAACGAACAAGAAGCAGCAGAAACCTTAAAACTCCTGCAAGAAATAGCCCAAACATACACCTAA